The Methanobacterium sp. BAmetb5 genome includes a region encoding these proteins:
- a CDS encoding MFS transporter has protein sequence MVNHRQNRILILLFVGVFMGSMDISIVGPALPSIQAYFTVNDRMLSWVFTIYILFFMLGTPVMAKLSDIYGRKAIYLLDILLFTIGSLLTITSISFEMLLFGRAIQGLGAGGIFPVANAFIGDIFPPEKRGGALGILSSVWGWSSVMGPILGGVLLQYGWQWLFIINLPITIMVIVLSLRILPGGERNNNVTFDWWGMMVLGLLVTFLAYGINQINTDTFLTSLLSVDVLPYLLLAVALIPVLWKIEKKAQDPLIQVGLFKSREVKLVNSIMVGTGLVQASTVFIPAFIIVALVFSSTGASLMLIPVVITMAVGAPVVGKLLDKFGSRNIMLIGSLIMATGLFTAGIFARDFYLLILAGILIGVGMSTTIGSPPRYIMLVETPPRERASGQALLNIITSAGQLVGGALVGAFIGSYDGQIMGYQYAYLFIGLVAIVMALLAVGLKSRKEQIETAI, from the coding sequence ATGGTAAACCACCGACAGAACCGCATTCTTATTCTCCTCTTTGTAGGGGTGTTCATGGGTTCCATGGATATAAGTATAGTGGGACCAGCACTCCCCAGTATCCAGGCTTACTTCACGGTGAACGACCGGATGCTTTCCTGGGTTTTTACCATTTATATACTCTTCTTTATGCTGGGAACGCCGGTAATGGCCAAATTATCTGATATTTATGGTCGAAAGGCTATTTACCTCTTAGACATCCTTCTCTTCACCATTGGTTCCCTGTTGACCATAACTTCAATTTCATTTGAAATGCTCCTCTTTGGTAGAGCCATACAGGGATTGGGTGCCGGTGGAATATTTCCTGTGGCTAATGCCTTCATCGGGGACATATTTCCCCCGGAAAAAAGGGGAGGTGCCCTGGGAATCCTGAGCTCAGTATGGGGCTGGTCCAGTGTTATGGGGCCTATACTGGGAGGAGTGCTCCTCCAGTACGGCTGGCAATGGCTGTTCATCATCAACCTGCCTATAACCATCATGGTAATAGTGTTGAGTCTCAGAATCCTCCCTGGTGGTGAGCGAAACAATAACGTCACCTTTGACTGGTGGGGGATGATGGTATTAGGCCTGCTGGTGACCTTTTTAGCCTACGGAATCAACCAGATCAACACCGACACCTTCCTCACCAGTCTGCTATCGGTAGATGTCTTACCCTACTTGCTTTTAGCAGTAGCTCTCATTCCAGTTCTCTGGAAGATTGAAAAAAAGGCTCAAGATCCACTTATTCAGGTAGGTCTTTTTAAAAGCAGGGAGGTTAAACTGGTGAACAGTATAATGGTGGGAACTGGCCTGGTTCAAGCTTCCACAGTTTTTATACCGGCCTTTATTATCGTAGCCCTGGTCTTTTCATCTACGGGGGCCAGTTTAATGTTGATCCCTGTGGTCATTACCATGGCCGTCGGGGCTCCGGTTGTAGGGAAGCTCCTGGACAAATTTGGTTCCCGTAATATAATGCTCATCGGATCCCTGATTATGGCCACTGGACTGTTTACCGCGGGAATCTTTGCCCGGGACTTTTATCTCTTAATCCTGGCGGGTATACTAATTGGTGTGGGAATGAGCACCACCATTGGCTCCCCACCCCGTTACATCATGCTGGTGGAGACACCTCCCCGGGAAAGGGCATCAGGCCAGGCCCTACTGAACATCATAACCAGTGCCGGACAGCTGGTGGGTGGGGCTCTGGTGGGGGCCTTCATCGGGTCCTATGATGGCCAAATCATGGGATACCAGTATGCTTACCTCTTTATTGGCTTAGTGGCTATTGTGATGGCCTTACTGGCTGTTGGACTTAAAAGCAGGAAAGAACAAATTGAAACTGCAATCTAG